Proteins found in one Thermodesulfobacteriota bacterium genomic segment:
- a CDS encoding FmdB family zinc ribbon protein — protein sequence MPAYEYRCLDCGQDFTVFLTLREFESRPVHRCPRCRSDHTERKYGTVFARTTKKS from the coding sequence ATGCCCGCCTACGAGTACCGGTGCCTGGATTGCGGGCAGGACTTCACCGTCTTCCTGACCCTTCGGGAGTTCGAGTCACGGCCTGTCCACCGCTGCCCCCGCTGCCGGAGCGATCACACCGAGAGAAAGTACGGCACCGTCTTTGCCAGGACCACCAAGAAGTCGTGA